A DNA window from Corallococcus soli contains the following coding sequences:
- a CDS encoding DUF4398 domain-containing protein produces MRPKLFAAALLCFATVGCAGKQVITNATHQQRVQAEAALRSAENSQAPNIPEAARHLEFARQQISDGERLIQEGEQEAAELRFRQAAADADLASALARAVPMRTEARRASEQVESMRRGQP; encoded by the coding sequence ATGCGCCCGAAGCTGTTCGCCGCCGCCCTGCTCTGCTTCGCCACCGTTGGCTGTGCAGGCAAGCAGGTGATTACGAACGCCACCCACCAGCAACGCGTCCAGGCCGAGGCGGCCCTGCGCTCGGCTGAGAACTCGCAGGCCCCCAACATCCCGGAGGCGGCCCGACACCTGGAGTTCGCGCGGCAGCAGATCTCCGACGGGGAGCGGTTGATCCAGGAAGGTGAGCAGGAGGCCGCGGAGCTGCGCTTCCGTCAGGCCGCGGCGGACGCGGACCTCGCGTCGGCGCTGGCCCGCGCGGTGCCCATGCGGACCGAGGCGCGTCGGGCGTCCGAGCAGGTCGAGTCCATGCGCCGTGGTCAGCCCTGA
- a CDS encoding TetR/AcrR family transcriptional regulator, with the protein MARTKEFDRDEAVRRAMTVFWEQGYEATSTDDLLRAMGIGRQSMYDTFGDKHGLYLEAVRRYQAEFGANMMERLRSKASPLACIREFLLSIPNGSPRERARGCFSVNATTERAHADPEVASLLKSNVGPEVMTRVVREAQQKGELNPRLDARVAANLLLATTAGLRVSAKAGLPPEALRDVVDLTLAGLKAQ; encoded by the coding sequence ATGGCTCGCACGAAAGAGTTCGACCGCGATGAGGCCGTCCGGCGGGCCATGACCGTGTTCTGGGAGCAGGGCTACGAAGCCACGTCCACGGACGACCTGCTGCGCGCCATGGGCATCGGGCGCCAGAGCATGTACGACACGTTCGGGGACAAGCACGGCCTCTACCTGGAGGCCGTGCGGCGCTACCAGGCGGAGTTCGGCGCCAACATGATGGAGCGCCTGCGCTCCAAGGCGTCGCCCCTGGCCTGCATCCGGGAGTTCCTCCTCTCCATCCCCAATGGCAGCCCCAGGGAGCGCGCCCGGGGGTGCTTTTCGGTGAACGCCACCACGGAGCGGGCGCACGCGGATCCAGAGGTCGCCTCGCTGCTCAAGTCCAACGTGGGGCCGGAGGTGATGACGCGCGTCGTGCGCGAGGCCCAGCAGAAGGGGGAGCTCAACCCCCGCCTGGACGCCCGCGTCGCCGCGAACCTCCTGCTCGCCACCACCGCGGGCCTGCGCGTGAGCGCCAAGGCGGGGCTTCCTCCCGAAGCCCTCCGCGACGTCGTGGACCTCACGCTCGCGGGCCTCAAGGCCCAGTAA
- a CDS encoding DUF4126 family protein: protein MRSNNDVWKAAGFGVLAGMRTMTAPAFLAASLSKKPSRVLKRALPGLTSQKAAHRLGLMALGEMVADKSPKALPRINRKVIAGRIIAGAITGAAVSRERKGARLGLALVGAAAAIASSYFFYGFRTLASDKLKVPNLLAGLVEDGLALALGSRLSGQLR from the coding sequence ATGCGCTCGAACAATGATGTCTGGAAGGCGGCGGGCTTCGGGGTGCTGGCGGGCATGCGCACCATGACGGCGCCCGCGTTCCTCGCGGCCTCGCTGTCGAAGAAGCCCAGCCGCGTGTTGAAGCGGGCCTTGCCGGGCCTCACGTCGCAGAAGGCGGCCCACAGGCTGGGCCTGATGGCGCTCGGGGAGATGGTGGCGGACAAGTCGCCCAAGGCCCTGCCGCGCATCAACCGCAAGGTCATCGCCGGCCGCATCATCGCCGGGGCCATCACTGGCGCCGCCGTGTCGCGTGAGCGCAAGGGCGCCAGGCTCGGGCTCGCGCTCGTCGGCGCGGCGGCCGCCATCGCCTCCAGCTACTTCTTCTACGGCTTCCGCACGCTCGCGTCGGACAAGCTGAAGGTGCCCAACCTGCTCGCGGGCCTTGTCGAGGACGGCCTCGCGCTGGCCCTGGGCTCCCGCCTCTCCGGACAGCTGCGCTAG
- a CDS encoding aldo/keto reductase yields the protein MSMDRYYLLGRSGLRVSPLSLGTMTFGKDGPYGGAWGSTDATSRALFDRYLEAGGNFIDTADYYTAGTSETLLGKFIEERGVRDRVVLASKYSYNSTTPGDPNAGGNGRKNMMRAVEASLRRLRTDYIDLYLLHTWDRITPAEEVVRTFDDLVRAGKIRYAGLSDVPAWYAARAQTWAEAHALTPIINLQLQYSLVERSLEPEFVPLAQTLGMGITAWSPLGMGLLSGRYKPSEGRPQGEGRLTSAVGGEHLGLFNERNWGLVATLEKVAKELGRDMSQVALNWVAAQPGVGSVIIGASSLKQLDGNLAALDFTIPAGLRQQLEEVSAPAVPFPHGMFSNPYQLNMHGNAAVGDKPAGYTSPVFTGLAPTVG from the coding sequence ATGTCGATGGATCGCTACTACCTGTTGGGCCGCTCGGGGCTGCGGGTCAGCCCGCTCTCGCTGGGGACGATGACGTTCGGGAAGGACGGGCCGTACGGCGGCGCCTGGGGTTCGACGGACGCGACCTCCCGGGCGTTGTTCGACCGCTACCTGGAGGCGGGGGGCAACTTCATCGACACGGCCGACTACTACACCGCGGGCACCAGCGAGACGCTGCTCGGGAAGTTCATCGAGGAGCGGGGCGTGCGGGACCGCGTCGTGCTGGCCAGCAAGTACTCCTACAACAGCACCACGCCGGGCGACCCCAACGCGGGGGGCAACGGCCGCAAGAACATGATGCGCGCGGTGGAGGCGTCGCTGCGCCGGCTGCGCACGGACTACATCGACCTGTACCTGCTGCACACCTGGGACCGCATCACGCCGGCGGAGGAGGTCGTCCGCACGTTCGACGACCTCGTGAGGGCCGGGAAGATCCGCTACGCGGGCCTGTCCGACGTGCCGGCCTGGTACGCGGCGCGCGCGCAGACCTGGGCGGAGGCCCACGCGCTGACGCCGATCATCAACCTCCAGCTCCAGTACTCGCTGGTGGAGCGCTCGCTGGAGCCGGAGTTCGTGCCGCTCGCGCAGACGCTGGGCATGGGCATCACCGCGTGGAGCCCCCTGGGCATGGGCCTGCTCTCCGGCAGGTACAAGCCCAGCGAGGGCCGCCCCCAGGGCGAGGGCCGGCTCACGTCGGCGGTGGGCGGTGAGCATTTGGGCTTGTTCAACGAGCGCAACTGGGGCTTGGTCGCCACGCTGGAGAAGGTGGCGAAGGAGCTGGGCCGGGACATGTCCCAGGTGGCGCTCAACTGGGTGGCGGCGCAGCCCGGGGTGGGGTCCGTCATCATCGGCGCGAGCAGCCTGAAGCAACTGGACGGCAACCTCGCCGCGCTCGACTTCACGATCCCCGCGGGCCTGCGCCAGCAACTGGAGGAGGTGAGCGCTCCGGCCGTGCCGTTCCCCCACGGGATGTTCTCCAATCCCTACCAGCTCAACATGCACGGCAACGCGGCGGTGGGGGACAAGCCCGCGGGCTACACGTCCCCGGTCTTCACCGGCCTGGCGCCCACGGTCGGCTAG
- a CDS encoding OmpA family protein, producing MQRWKFGWLAFAGASALTVGCAHGPPPSELTAARSAYHEVARSPEGRERPADVAAARAALQEAENEYVESQGSVKTRSLAYVALRKAEIAEARGQADLAAQQRAVAEAELRQQQESRAQTLTRQQEEERARYEQQRLQYEQQRQQFEAQRQQEMERMRTADAQTRQQQEAEAQRLAQLNQDLQQRTQQLEAERQARLQAEQRAAQALTQLQDKDVKVREEARGTVVTLSGSVLFATDATDLLPAARDRLSDVATALKESQNPLLIEGHTDSRGTEGYNEQLSERRAQSVRNFLINQGVPADRIDIRGMGEDRPVASNATAEGRANNRRVEIVVERNVAGAQPSRSGGVGGSGAQPPAEGDKESGQNAQPPGGTGGGGAAPEPHGAGIDHQAPAPEQGTGGSGARQQAPEQPQDHGE from the coding sequence ATGCAGCGTTGGAAATTTGGATGGTTGGCTTTTGCCGGGGCCTCCGCGCTCACGGTGGGGTGCGCCCATGGTCCTCCGCCCAGTGAGCTGACCGCGGCCCGCTCCGCGTACCACGAGGTGGCGCGCAGCCCCGAAGGCCGCGAGCGCCCGGCGGACGTGGCGGCGGCGAGGGCCGCGTTGCAGGAGGCGGAGAACGAGTACGTGGAGAGCCAGGGTTCGGTGAAGACCCGGTCGCTGGCGTACGTGGCGCTGCGCAAGGCGGAGATCGCGGAGGCCCGGGGACAGGCGGACCTGGCCGCGCAGCAGCGGGCCGTGGCGGAGGCGGAGCTGCGCCAGCAGCAGGAGTCGCGCGCGCAGACGCTCACCCGTCAGCAGGAGGAGGAGCGCGCCAGGTACGAGCAGCAGCGGCTGCAATACGAGCAGCAGCGCCAGCAGTTCGAGGCCCAGCGTCAGCAGGAGATGGAGCGCATGCGCACGGCGGATGCGCAGACGCGGCAGCAGCAGGAGGCCGAGGCGCAGCGGCTGGCCCAGCTCAACCAGGACCTCCAGCAGCGCACGCAGCAACTGGAGGCGGAGCGGCAGGCGCGGCTCCAGGCCGAGCAGCGCGCGGCCCAGGCCCTGACGCAGTTGCAGGACAAGGACGTGAAGGTGCGCGAGGAGGCGCGCGGCACGGTGGTGACGTTGTCCGGGAGCGTGCTCTTCGCGACGGACGCGACAGACCTGCTGCCCGCGGCGCGCGACCGGCTGTCCGACGTGGCCACGGCGCTCAAGGAGTCCCAGAACCCGCTCCTCATCGAGGGCCACACGGACTCGCGCGGCACGGAGGGCTACAACGAGCAGCTGTCGGAGCGGCGCGCGCAGAGCGTGCGCAACTTCCTCATCAACCAGGGCGTGCCCGCCGACCGCATCGACATCCGGGGCATGGGTGAGGACCGGCCGGTGGCCAGCAACGCCACGGCGGAGGGCCGAGCCAACAACCGCCGCGTGGAGATCGTGGTGGAGCGCAACGTGGCGGGCGCGCAGCCGTCGCGCTCCGGAGGCGTGGGCGGCAGCGGCGCGCAGCCGCCCGCGGAAGGCGACAAGGAGAGCGGCCAGAACGCGCAGCCGCCCGGCGGCACGGGTGGCGGCGGCGCGGCGCCGGAGCCGCATGGCGCGGGCATCGACCACCAGGCCCCCGCCCCGGAGCAGGGCACCGGCGGCAGCGGAGCACGGCAGCAGGCGCCCGAACAGCCGCAGGACCACGGGGAGTGA
- a CDS encoding group II truncated hemoglobin: MSIELKPPSSDDWVPTLEDTPFARVGGEEAVHALAEAFYDVMDAEEPALAHVHELDAQGKVNRGTRERFGMFLVGWLGGPQHYSATHGHPRLRMRHGHVPVDLSMRDAWLRCMHKAMDRQGITGGLRRFLEDRFAHTANFLRNTEG; this comes from the coding sequence ATGAGCATCGAACTGAAGCCGCCGTCGTCGGATGACTGGGTCCCCACGCTGGAGGACACGCCGTTCGCCCGGGTGGGGGGCGAGGAGGCGGTCCACGCGCTGGCGGAGGCCTTCTACGACGTGATGGACGCGGAGGAGCCCGCGCTCGCGCACGTCCACGAACTGGATGCGCAGGGGAAGGTGAACCGGGGCACGCGCGAGCGCTTCGGCATGTTCCTGGTGGGCTGGCTGGGCGGTCCCCAGCACTACAGCGCGACGCACGGGCACCCCCGGCTGCGCATGCGCCACGGCCACGTGCCGGTGGACCTGTCGATGCGGGACGCCTGGCTGCGCTGCATGCACAAGGCGATGGACCGCCAGGGCATCACGGGCGGCCTGCGCCGCTTCCTGGAGGACCGCTTCGCCCACACGGCGAACTTCCTGCGCAACACGGAGGGGTGA
- a CDS encoding GNAT family N-acetyltransferase — protein MSTDKSPLLLTTERLHLMLLPPDAAERVLTYQLENKQHLGPVSPDRPATFFSTAYWRTRLAQDREDFRHDMSLRVFLLPRGQPISLSPVLGSVALTHIRRGPLQAADIGYGLDHRHEGKGLMTEALQAVCDYAFGAMGLHRVQASHLPENLRSAAVLRRLGFVVEGYARDFLLLDGRWRDHVLTSLVAAPEPGLRGGP, from the coding sequence ATGTCGACCGACAAGTCGCCCCTCCTGCTCACCACCGAGCGCCTCCACCTCATGCTGCTGCCCCCGGACGCGGCGGAGCGCGTGCTCACGTACCAACTGGAGAACAAGCAGCACCTGGGGCCGGTGTCGCCGGATCGCCCGGCGACCTTCTTCTCCACCGCCTACTGGCGCACGCGCCTGGCGCAGGACCGCGAGGACTTCCGCCACGACATGTCCCTGCGCGTGTTCCTGCTGCCCCGGGGCCAGCCCATCTCCCTGTCCCCCGTGCTGGGCAGCGTCGCGCTCACGCACATCCGGCGAGGTCCCCTCCAGGCGGCGGACATCGGCTACGGGCTGGACCACCGCCACGAAGGCAAGGGCCTGATGACCGAGGCCCTCCAGGCCGTCTGTGATTATGCCTTCGGCGCCATGGGCCTGCACCGCGTCCAGGCCAGCCACCTGCCGGAGAACCTGCGCAGCGCCGCGGTGCTGCGCCGCCTGGGCTTCGTCGTGGAGGGCTACGCGCGGGACTTCCTGCTGCTCGACGGCAGGTGGCGCGACCACGTGCTCACCTCGCTCGTGGCCGCTCCCGAGCCTGGGCTGCGCGGCGGGCCCTGA
- a CDS encoding sterol desaturase family protein, with translation MLPWLFAIAVVCFLIEQRFHGWRLPRVRGWHLRVVIINLAQVGVVVLAGYTWERWLSAFSLFHLSRHVGPVVGGVVAYLVATFVFYWWHRARHESDLLWRLFHQIHHSPQRLEVITSFYKHPLEMMANSIIGGVLVYTVLGLSPAAGAIYTACCALGEYFYHTNIRTPRWVGWFFQRPEMHRIHHEHGKHRDNYGDLPLWDMLFGTYANPATWDATCGFDDAREQRLGDMLAFRDVHRP, from the coding sequence ATGCTGCCCTGGCTCTTCGCCATCGCCGTCGTCTGCTTTCTCATCGAGCAGCGCTTCCATGGCTGGAGATTGCCCCGCGTGCGCGGCTGGCACCTGCGCGTGGTGATCATCAACCTGGCGCAGGTGGGCGTGGTGGTGCTGGCCGGCTACACCTGGGAGAGGTGGCTCTCCGCCTTCTCCCTCTTCCACCTGTCCCGGCACGTGGGGCCGGTGGTGGGGGGCGTGGTTGCGTACCTGGTGGCCACGTTCGTCTTCTACTGGTGGCACCGCGCCCGGCACGAGAGCGACCTGCTCTGGCGGCTGTTCCATCAAATCCATCACAGCCCCCAGCGGCTGGAGGTCATCACCAGCTTCTACAAACACCCGCTGGAGATGATGGCCAACAGCATCATCGGCGGGGTGCTCGTCTACACGGTGCTGGGCTTGAGTCCGGCGGCGGGCGCCATCTACACGGCCTGCTGCGCGCTGGGCGAATACTTCTATCACACGAACATCCGCACCCCGCGCTGGGTGGGCTGGTTCTTCCAGCGGCCGGAGATGCACCGCATCCACCACGAGCACGGCAAGCACCGCGACAACTACGGGGACCTGCCGCTGTGGGACATGCTGTTCGGCACCTACGCGAACCCCGCCACCTGGGACGCCACCTGCGGCTTCGATGACGCGCGCGAGCAGCGGCTGGGCGACATGCTCGCCTTCCGGGACGTGCACCGCCCATGA
- a CDS encoding amidase has protein sequence MASSRRQFLTHTVIGLASTTVSAAPDAGSSPPAGAPPTFGAGPTVGPEVSPVTFAEAEKLMQVQLTPAERTQAASNWRVSMAPLHERRNGPRKLALEPTLSPASQWNPTLPGQKETRPAKARFVRSRDAKTPLPTKDEDIAFAPLSQLSRWVESRALTSERLTQLYLERLKRFDPKLQCVITLTPELALTQARQADKDIAAGRYKGPLHGIPWGAKDLVDTAGIRTTYGAEPFRDRVPTTDATAVARLHKAGAVLVAKLSLGALALNDVWFGGETKNPWLLEEGSSGSSAGPGAATAAGLVGFSLGSETGGSIVSPSMRCGITGLRPTFGRVPRTGAMTLCWSLDKLGPMTRGVEDSLLVLAALNGPDAGDVASVPAKLDFDANASVKGLRVGYVPAWMKESPATDVDRAALETLKGLGMTPVEVRFPDWPYSALNVILFAEAAAAFEDLTLSQGVDALKMQVPDAWPNLFRQSRFLSAVDFVQADRLRRKVAQEMARVMSQVDVLLVPSLRDEALTISNHTGHPSLTLRTGFVEVSKARSDWAPDPRRPMPTFATPRRVPHGVTLIGQLFDEGTLGRVGIALERAAGVAKERPAGF, from the coding sequence ATGGCCAGCTCGCGCCGGCAGTTCCTGACCCACACCGTGATTGGACTCGCGAGTACCACCGTCTCCGCGGCCCCGGACGCGGGCTCGTCCCCTCCCGCGGGGGCCCCGCCCACCTTCGGAGCGGGTCCCACGGTGGGCCCGGAGGTCAGCCCCGTCACCTTCGCGGAGGCGGAGAAGCTGATGCAGGTCCAGCTCACGCCCGCCGAGCGCACCCAGGCCGCCAGCAACTGGCGCGTGTCCATGGCCCCGCTGCACGAGCGCCGCAATGGCCCCCGCAAGCTCGCGCTGGAGCCCACGCTGTCGCCCGCGTCGCAGTGGAACCCCACGCTGCCGGGACAGAAAGAGACGCGCCCCGCGAAGGCCCGCTTCGTCCGGAGCCGCGACGCGAAGACGCCCCTGCCCACGAAGGACGAGGACATCGCCTTCGCGCCGCTCTCGCAGCTGTCCCGCTGGGTGGAGTCTCGCGCCCTCACGTCGGAGCGGCTCACCCAGCTCTACCTGGAGCGCCTGAAGCGCTTCGACCCGAAGCTCCAGTGCGTCATCACCCTGACGCCGGAGCTGGCGCTCACGCAGGCCCGGCAGGCGGACAAGGACATCGCCGCGGGCCGGTACAAGGGCCCGCTGCACGGCATCCCCTGGGGGGCCAAGGACCTGGTGGACACCGCGGGCATCCGCACCACCTACGGCGCCGAGCCCTTCCGCGACCGCGTCCCCACCACCGACGCCACCGCCGTGGCCCGGCTGCACAAGGCGGGCGCCGTGCTGGTGGCGAAGCTCAGCCTGGGCGCGCTGGCGCTCAATGACGTCTGGTTCGGCGGCGAGACGAAGAACCCGTGGCTGTTGGAAGAGGGCTCCTCGGGCAGCAGCGCGGGCCCGGGCGCGGCGACGGCGGCGGGGCTGGTGGGCTTCTCGCTGGGCAGCGAGACGGGCGGCAGCATCGTGTCGCCGTCCATGCGCTGCGGCATCACCGGCCTGCGGCCCACCTTCGGCCGCGTGCCGCGCACCGGCGCGATGACGCTGTGCTGGTCGCTGGACAAGCTGGGGCCCATGACGCGCGGGGTGGAGGACTCGCTGCTGGTCCTCGCCGCGCTGAACGGCCCGGACGCGGGCGACGTGGCGAGCGTGCCCGCGAAGCTCGACTTCGACGCGAACGCGAGCGTGAAGGGCCTGCGCGTGGGCTACGTGCCGGCGTGGATGAAGGAGAGCCCCGCGACGGACGTGGACCGCGCGGCGCTGGAGACGCTCAAGGGTCTGGGCATGACCCCGGTGGAGGTGCGGTTCCCCGACTGGCCGTACTCCGCCCTCAACGTCATCCTCTTCGCGGAGGCCGCCGCCGCCTTCGAGGACCTCACGCTCAGCCAAGGCGTGGACGCGCTGAAGATGCAGGTGCCCGACGCGTGGCCCAACCTCTTCCGCCAGTCGCGCTTCCTGTCCGCGGTGGACTTCGTGCAGGCGGACCGGCTGCGCCGCAAGGTGGCCCAGGAGATGGCCCGCGTCATGTCCCAGGTGGACGTGCTGCTCGTGCCTTCCCTGCGGGATGAAGCCCTCACCATCTCCAACCACACCGGCCACCCGTCCCTCACCCTGCGCACCGGCTTCGTGGAGGTGTCCAAGGCCCGCAGTGACTGGGCCCCGGACCCCAGGCGCCCCATGCCCACCTTCGCCACCCCGCGCCGCGTGCCCCACGGCGTGACGCTCATTGGCCAGCTCTTCGACGAAGGCACCCTGGGCCGCGTGGGCATCGCCCTGGAGCGCGCGGCCGGCGTCGCGAAGGAGCGCCCGGCCGGCTTCTAG
- a CDS encoding alpha-12C2-mannosidase, protein MGLWWTLALLVAPGAHAFSDADAVRVFTFARAQLADTTAEMPSVNRSPKASLSNGTWTTVANTDRIAWTQGFFPGSMWFMYQVASEPVWRDRADLWTRPLEVQKTNTETHDLGFKMFLSYGNAWRLTGNTYYRDVLLTSAGSLATRYNSTIGIIDCCDWNPNWDIPLVTDTMVDIELLLWGAQNGGPAVWRTMAVNHALKTLADAVRPDGSSYHYVDYRANGTIRSRGTFQGYSSTSTWARGQAWLIYGYTMVYRYTGDARFLDAARKVTDYYLANLPADRVPNWDFNAPSQSKDSSAAAIVASALLELSALETDAARRTTYRDAALGMLDSLVSPAYFAQGTNSPGLLLHGVGNFPAGQEINVSLIYGDYYFLEALLRFNPRPNYPWYSKLDFYRSQHLLGTTNTGIRNVEFDLTPLADNLNGGVVGWTDSSTEVTSFTRLNMAVRMSPEGIFQVRNGGGYSWIRRVPYVRGQTYHFRMRVDLNARRYTVWVTPPGAAELLLVDNVAFRSDAPAINDLGRAAVISTVVDSDFRVNNHRVLAPTLAPGVAQAVEAAPPVPLPEALWRELDAPERVSTGPAGPSER, encoded by the coding sequence GTGGGGTTGTGGTGGACGCTGGCGTTGCTGGTGGCGCCGGGCGCCCATGCGTTCAGTGATGCGGACGCGGTGCGGGTGTTCACCTTCGCCCGCGCGCAGCTCGCGGACACCACGGCGGAGATGCCGAGCGTGAACCGCTCGCCCAAGGCCTCGCTGTCCAATGGGACGTGGACCACGGTGGCCAACACCGACCGCATCGCCTGGACCCAGGGGTTCTTCCCAGGGAGCATGTGGTTCATGTACCAGGTGGCGAGCGAGCCCGTCTGGCGCGACCGCGCGGACCTGTGGACGCGGCCCCTGGAGGTCCAGAAGACGAACACGGAGACCCACGACCTGGGCTTCAAGATGTTCCTGAGCTACGGCAACGCCTGGCGGCTCACCGGCAACACGTACTACCGCGACGTGCTGCTCACCTCCGCCGGGTCGCTGGCCACGCGCTACAACAGCACCATCGGCATCATCGACTGTTGTGATTGGAACCCGAACTGGGACATCCCGCTCGTCACCGACACGATGGTGGACATCGAGCTGCTGCTCTGGGGCGCGCAGAACGGCGGCCCGGCCGTGTGGCGCACCATGGCGGTGAACCACGCGCTCAAGACGCTCGCGGACGCGGTGCGCCCGGACGGCAGCTCGTACCACTACGTGGACTACCGCGCGAACGGCACCATCCGTTCGCGAGGCACCTTCCAGGGCTACTCCAGCACGTCCACCTGGGCGCGCGGGCAGGCGTGGCTCATCTATGGCTACACGATGGTGTACCGCTACACGGGCGACGCGCGCTTCCTGGATGCGGCGCGCAAGGTGACGGACTACTACCTGGCGAACCTGCCCGCGGACCGCGTGCCCAACTGGGACTTCAATGCGCCCAGCCAGTCCAAGGACTCGTCCGCCGCGGCCATCGTCGCGTCGGCGCTGCTGGAGCTGAGCGCCCTGGAGACGGACGCCGCCCGGCGCACGACCTACCGCGACGCCGCGCTGGGGATGCTCGACTCGCTGGTGTCGCCCGCGTACTTCGCGCAGGGCACCAACAGCCCGGGCCTGCTGCTGCACGGCGTGGGCAACTTCCCCGCGGGCCAGGAGATCAACGTCAGCCTCATCTACGGCGACTACTACTTCCTGGAGGCGCTGCTGCGCTTCAACCCGCGCCCCAACTACCCCTGGTACTCGAAGCTGGACTTCTACCGGAGCCAGCACCTGCTGGGCACCACCAACACGGGCATCCGCAACGTGGAGTTCGACCTCACACCGCTGGCGGACAACCTCAACGGCGGCGTCGTGGGGTGGACGGACAGCTCCACGGAGGTGACGTCCTTCACGCGGCTGAACATGGCGGTGCGCATGAGCCCGGAGGGCATCTTCCAGGTGCGCAACGGCGGGGGGTACTCGTGGATCCGCCGGGTGCCGTACGTGCGGGGCCAGACGTACCACTTCCGCATGCGCGTGGACCTGAACGCCCGGCGCTACACCGTGTGGGTGACGCCGCCCGGCGCCGCGGAGCTCCTGCTGGTGGACAACGTCGCCTTCCGCTCGGATGCGCCGGCCATCAACGACCTGGGCCGCGCCGCGGTCATCTCCACCGTGGTGGACAGCGACTTCCGGGTGAACAACCACCGCGTCCTCGCGCCCACGCTGGCCCCGGGCGTGGCGCAGGCCGTGGAGGCGGCGCCACCCGTCCCCCTGCCTGAAGCCCTGTGGCGGGAGCTGGATGCCCCGGAGCGGGTCTCTACCGGGCCCGCCGGGCCGTCCGAGCGCTGA
- a CDS encoding 5'-3' exonuclease has translation MRLHLVDGTYELYRAHYSPRPGTTAPDGRDVKATAGVMDSLLSLLHDDAEAVTHVAVAFDNPIRSFRNALFAGYKGDEGVPPELRAQFDLVEQAVEALGVRVWSMKDHEADDALATAAARWADQVDQVRLLTPDKDLGQCVRGQRVVQVDRRQQKVMDAEAVEAKLGVAPRSIPDLLALMGDDADGIPGLPGFGAKGAATVLQAYGHLEAIPDSAAEWTAKPRGADKLAATLKAHREDARLYRTLATLVEDAPLPGTQALADLEWKGVPEARFKAFCEGLGLKTLQRRPKRWAV, from the coding sequence ATGCGCCTGCACCTCGTGGACGGCACGTATGAGCTGTACCGGGCCCACTATTCGCCCCGGCCGGGCACCACCGCGCCGGACGGGCGGGACGTAAAGGCCACGGCGGGGGTGATGGATTCACTGCTCTCGCTGTTGCACGACGACGCGGAGGCGGTGACCCACGTGGCGGTGGCGTTCGACAACCCCATCCGCTCGTTCCGCAACGCGCTGTTCGCTGGCTACAAGGGGGACGAGGGCGTGCCGCCGGAGCTGCGCGCGCAGTTCGACCTGGTGGAGCAGGCGGTGGAGGCGCTGGGCGTGCGCGTGTGGTCCATGAAGGACCATGAAGCGGACGACGCGCTCGCCACGGCGGCGGCGCGCTGGGCCGACCAGGTGGACCAGGTGCGGCTGCTCACGCCGGACAAGGACCTGGGCCAGTGCGTGCGGGGCCAGCGCGTGGTGCAGGTGGACCGGCGCCAGCAGAAGGTGATGGACGCGGAGGCCGTGGAGGCGAAGCTGGGCGTGGCCCCCAGGAGCATCCCGGACCTGCTGGCGTTGATGGGCGACGACGCGGACGGCATCCCCGGGCTGCCGGGCTTCGGGGCGAAGGGGGCGGCGACGGTGCTCCAGGCCTACGGGCACCTGGAGGCCATCCCGGACAGCGCGGCGGAATGGACGGCGAAGCCCCGGGGGGCGGACAAGCTGGCGGCGACGCTGAAGGCACACCGTGAGGACGCGCGGCTGTACCGGACGCTGGCCACCCTGGTGGAGGACGCGCCGCTGCCGGGCACGCAGGCGCTGGCGGATCTGGAGTGGAAGGGCGTTCCGGAAGCGCGCTTCAAGGCGTTCTGTGAAGGATTGGGATTGAAGACCCTCCAGCGGCGACCGAAGCGCTGGGCGGTCTGA